From Streptomyces durmitorensis, a single genomic window includes:
- a CDS encoding PPOX class F420-dependent oxidoreductase produces MTEHLGKVDESALLDLLQEQRIGTLVTLKRDGRPQLSNVGYAFDPQERVIRLMVTDSRAKTRNLRRDPRASFLVTDGAGFSYMIAEGDAELTPVVTDPHDAVADELALVFRGFQGEHPDWEGFRAAMVKERRLVIRLHVKHLYGAAGKRILAGSGPKGPGPAPVGAVAGRPGLQLGTGEPPPHMR; encoded by the coding sequence ATGACTGAGCACTTAGGGAAAGTCGACGAAAGCGCCCTGCTCGATCTGCTCCAGGAGCAGCGCATCGGCACGCTCGTCACCCTCAAACGCGACGGCCGCCCGCAGCTCTCGAACGTCGGCTATGCCTTCGACCCGCAGGAGCGCGTCATCCGCCTCATGGTGACCGACAGCCGCGCCAAGACCCGGAATCTGCGCCGCGATCCGCGCGCGAGCTTCCTCGTCACCGACGGCGCCGGTTTCTCGTACATGATCGCCGAGGGCGACGCCGAGCTCACGCCGGTCGTGACCGACCCGCATGACGCCGTCGCCGATGAACTGGCCCTGGTCTTCCGGGGGTTCCAGGGCGAGCACCCGGACTGGGAGGGATTCCGCGCCGCGATGGTGAAGGAGCGGCGCCTGGTGATCCGGCTGCACGTGAAGCACCTCTACGGAGCCGCAGGGAAGCGGATCCTCGCGGGCAGCGGACCCAAGGGACCCGGCCCCGCGCCCGTGGGCGCGGTGGCCGGGCGGCCCGGTCTACAGCTCGGCACGGGCGAGCCGCCGCCTCACATGCGGTAG
- a CDS encoding LysR family transcriptional regulator → MDLELRHLRCLVAIVDTGGFTDAAAELGVSQAAVSRTLGGLEDVLGVRLLHRTSRSVTPTTAGVQVLARARHLLAEADDLIREATTGHTRLRIGHAWSAMGRHTAEFQRRWAAGHPDVELYLIRTNSATGGLAEGLCDLAVVRTDFNEARFASAVVGHERRFCALASDDPWARRRSIPLADIRDRTLLIDRRTGTTTAELWPEEARPPVEYTQDIDDWLAVVASGRCVGLTPESTANQYRRDGVVFRPLRDADPIAVHLIWRRHDPHPMTHAAVALLTDLYRM, encoded by the coding sequence ATGGATCTGGAACTGCGGCATCTGCGCTGCCTGGTCGCCATCGTCGACACCGGCGGCTTCACCGATGCCGCCGCCGAGTTGGGTGTCTCCCAGGCCGCCGTGTCGCGCACCCTCGGCGGGCTCGAGGACGTGCTCGGGGTGCGCCTCCTGCACCGGACGAGCCGGAGCGTCACGCCCACGACGGCGGGCGTGCAGGTACTCGCACGGGCCCGGCATCTGCTCGCGGAGGCCGACGACCTCATCCGCGAGGCGACCACCGGACACACCCGGCTGCGCATCGGCCACGCCTGGTCGGCGATGGGCCGCCACACGGCGGAGTTCCAGCGCCGCTGGGCGGCCGGACACCCCGACGTCGAGCTGTACTTGATCCGCACGAACTCCGCGACCGGCGGCCTCGCCGAGGGCCTGTGCGACCTCGCCGTCGTCCGCACCGACTTCAACGAGGCACGGTTCGCCAGCGCCGTCGTCGGTCACGAGCGCCGCTTCTGCGCCCTGGCGAGCGACGACCCGTGGGCCAGGAGGCGCTCCATCCCACTGGCCGACATACGGGACCGTACGCTCCTCATCGACCGGCGCACCGGCACGACCACCGCCGAGCTGTGGCCCGAAGAGGCCCGCCCCCCGGTGGAGTACACCCAGGACATCGACGACTGGCTGGCCGTCGTCGCGTCGGGCCGCTGTGTCGGCCTCACCCCGGAGAGCACCGCCAACCAGTACCGCCGCGACGGCGTCGTGTTCCGGCCGCTGCGCGACGCCGACCCCATCGCTGTGCATCTCATCTGGCGCCGCCACGACCCGCACCCGATGACGCATGCGGCCGTGGCGCTCCTGACGGACCTCTACCGCATGTGA
- a CDS encoding EamA family transporter codes for MRTSQSPAAPAVPAVVPGDREAGPRGRLPGMAMMFGSGLSNQVGAATGALAFGVLGPAGVVAVRQWVAGAVLLAVGRPKVRAFTWRQWWPLLCLAAVFATMNLSLYTAIDRVGLGLAVTLEFLGPLAVALAASRRAVDLGCAVVAGAAVVALARPQPSTDYAGIALGLLAAVCWASYILLNRTVGARLPGVEGSAAAAGVSGLLYLPVGIAVLAHHPPTATALACAATAGILSSAVPFLADLLALRRVDARFFGIFMSVNPVLAALVGMVVLGQSLDWVEWTAIAAIVTANGVSVLR; via the coding sequence ATGCGAACGTCCCAGAGCCCCGCAGCGCCCGCCGTGCCCGCTGTCGTCCCCGGCGATCGGGAGGCGGGTCCACGAGGTCGCCTCCCCGGCATGGCGATGATGTTCGGCAGCGGCCTGTCCAACCAAGTCGGCGCCGCCACAGGCGCCCTGGCGTTCGGTGTGCTCGGTCCTGCCGGTGTCGTCGCCGTGCGGCAATGGGTCGCGGGAGCCGTGCTCCTCGCCGTGGGCAGGCCCAAGGTGCGCGCCTTCACCTGGCGCCAGTGGTGGCCGCTGCTGTGCCTGGCCGCGGTCTTCGCCACCATGAACCTCTCCCTGTACACCGCGATCGACCGGGTGGGTCTCGGCCTCGCGGTGACCCTGGAGTTCCTGGGCCCGCTCGCGGTCGCGCTCGCGGCTTCCCGCCGTGCGGTGGACCTCGGCTGCGCGGTCGTGGCGGGGGCGGCGGTGGTCGCCCTGGCCCGCCCGCAGCCCAGCACGGACTACGCGGGCATCGCGCTCGGCCTGCTCGCCGCGGTCTGCTGGGCCTCGTACATCCTGCTCAACCGCACGGTCGGCGCCCGCCTCCCGGGAGTTGAGGGATCGGCCGCCGCCGCGGGAGTCTCGGGGCTCCTCTACCTGCCCGTCGGCATCGCGGTTCTCGCCCACCACCCGCCCACGGCCACCGCCCTGGCCTGCGCGGCCACCGCGGGCATCCTCTCCTCCGCGGTCCCGTTCCTCGCCGACCTGCTCGCCCTGCGCCGGGTCGACGCCCGCTTCTTCGGGATCTTCATGAGCGTCAACCCGGTGCTCGCGGCGCTGGTGGGCATGGTCGTCCTGGGGCAGTCCCTGGACTGGGTGGAGTGGACGGCCATCGCGGCGATCGTGACGGCGAACGGGGTCAGCGTCCTGAGGTGA
- a CDS encoding bifunctional 5,10-methylenetetrahydrofolate dehydrogenase/5,10-methenyltetrahydrofolate cyclohydrolase — MPQTQTARLMDGTGLARQIVETTSATAADILRRTGQRPCLATVLVGEDPASVTYVRMKRARCEKAGIESRHVALPASIGTEELVATITGLSQDPTVHGILLQHPVGPHIDERAAFEAIAPAKDVDGVTMHSFAAMGFGLPGFVSCTPGGIMRLLDAYDVDLTGKHAVVVGRSAILGKPAGMLLLGRDATVTYCHSRTADLTSIVRQADVLIAAVGKPRFISGADIKPGAVVIDAGYNAGNVGDVDFDSALERASLITPVPGGVGPMTIAVLLAQTVDAATRQLGLG, encoded by the coding sequence ATGCCCCAGACGCAGACGGCTCGCCTGATGGACGGCACCGGCCTCGCCCGCCAGATCGTCGAAACCACCTCCGCGACCGCGGCGGACATCCTCCGGCGCACCGGGCAGCGCCCCTGCCTGGCGACCGTCCTGGTCGGCGAGGACCCCGCATCGGTGACCTACGTACGCATGAAGCGCGCCCGCTGCGAGAAGGCCGGCATCGAGTCGCGCCACGTGGCACTGCCCGCCTCGATCGGCACCGAGGAACTGGTCGCGACGATCACCGGCCTCTCCCAGGACCCGACCGTGCACGGCATCCTGTTGCAGCACCCCGTCGGGCCCCACATCGACGAGCGCGCCGCCTTCGAGGCGATCGCGCCGGCCAAGGACGTCGACGGCGTCACCATGCACTCGTTCGCGGCGATGGGCTTCGGCCTGCCCGGCTTCGTGTCCTGCACGCCCGGCGGCATCATGCGCCTGCTCGACGCGTACGACGTCGATCTCACCGGCAAGCACGCCGTCGTCGTGGGACGCAGCGCCATCCTCGGCAAGCCCGCGGGCATGCTGCTCCTCGGCAGGGACGCGACGGTCACGTACTGCCACTCGCGCACCGCCGACCTGACCTCGATCGTGCGGCAGGCCGACGTCCTGATCGCGGCGGTCGGCAAGCCGCGCTTCATCTCCGGCGCGGACATCAAGCCCGGGGCCGTGGTGATCGACGCGGGCTACAACGCGGGCAATGTGGGTGACGTCGACTTCGACTCCGCCCTGGAGCGCGCGAGTCTGATCACTCCCGTGCCCGGCGGGGTCGGCCCCATGACCATCGCCGTCCTCCTCGCCCAGACGGTCGACGCGGCGACACGGCAGCTCGGCCTCGGCTGA
- a CDS encoding DMT family transporter, giving the protein MGVLALLWGSTFLWIELALEGLSPVQVTLLRCTLGAATLTVLLFVTRNRLPQGRAVWKHIFVAAFFCNALPFGLFSVGQQTVDSGVAGALNATTPLWSVLIGLAIGTERGLRPVRLAGLLLGFAGTSLIFAPWQQSGLTSWGALAIVGAAASYAVGFAYMGHHLVGKGMPTLSLSAAQLMAATGLTALALPVGGLETIHVDHTALVAVVILGIFATGITFHLTYRIIADEGATNAATVGYLLPVVSVALGAIVLDEAFSFRVAAGMAVVLVGVGMTRRQKRKPEPPATKAVADPSATEAVGVTAAEKEQDALA; this is encoded by the coding sequence GTGGGTGTGCTCGCCCTTCTCTGGGGATCCACCTTCCTCTGGATCGAACTGGCCCTTGAGGGCCTGTCACCCGTGCAGGTCACGCTCCTGCGCTGCACCCTCGGGGCGGCGACCTTGACGGTCCTGCTCTTCGTTACGCGCAACCGTCTTCCGCAGGGCCGTGCGGTGTGGAAGCACATCTTCGTCGCCGCCTTCTTCTGCAATGCCCTGCCCTTCGGCCTCTTCAGCGTCGGCCAGCAGACGGTCGACTCGGGGGTGGCGGGCGCGCTGAACGCGACGACTCCGCTGTGGTCGGTCCTGATCGGCCTCGCCATCGGCACGGAACGAGGACTGCGCCCCGTACGCCTGGCCGGACTCCTTCTCGGTTTCGCCGGTACGTCGTTGATCTTCGCCCCGTGGCAGCAGTCAGGCCTCACGAGTTGGGGCGCCCTCGCGATCGTGGGCGCGGCGGCGAGCTATGCCGTCGGCTTCGCGTACATGGGTCACCACCTCGTCGGGAAGGGCATGCCCACCCTGTCCCTCTCCGCGGCCCAGCTCATGGCGGCGACGGGTCTGACGGCCCTCGCCCTGCCGGTCGGCGGCCTGGAGACCATCCACGTGGACCACACGGCTCTCGTCGCCGTCGTCATCCTGGGAATCTTCGCCACCGGCATCACCTTCCACCTCACCTACCGGATCATCGCGGACGAGGGCGCGACCAACGCGGCGACGGTCGGATATCTGCTGCCAGTGGTCTCCGTGGCGTTGGGCGCCATCGTGCTCGACGAGGCCTTCAGCTTCCGGGTGGCCGCGGGCATGGCGGTCGTCCTCGTCGGGGTCGGCATGACACGTCGGCAGAAGCGGAAGCCGGAGCCACCGGCCACGAAGGCCGTGGCGGATCCATCGGCCACGGAAGCCGTGGGTGTCACGGCGGCCGAGAAGGAACAGGACGCACTCGCATGA
- a CDS encoding leucyl aminopeptidase, translating to MTQVTVTTALVTTPPADVYVVGVAQGPEGPLPTPEAEAVAEAFDGTPAETLDALGMTGATGEAVAVPAPKGLGAALVLAVGLGEADGTGGHGAEALRRAAGVAARTLAGRARAVLALPAGTADAVEAVALGGLLGAYAFTAYRTGGHDKPPVGELSILTGLTDADAAVRRATVVGQELNRSRDLINTPANDLYPETFAATVRAVGAEHGLAVEVLDEKELAEQSFGGILGVGQGSVRPPRLVKIAHTHPEARTDLAFVGKGITYDSGGISLKPVGFNEIMKRDMSGAAAVFAAVTAVARLGLRVNVTGWLALAENMPSGSAVRPGDVLRMYGGKTVEVLNTDAEGRLVLADALVRAGEEEPDAVVDVATLTGAMRLGLGNRVFGVMSTDDAFRERVVDAAGRAGEQAWPMPLPAELRESLDSSVADIANQGERMGGGLVAGLFLKEFAPDNIPWAHLDIAGPAFHEGTPYGYTPQGGTGSAVRTLVRVAEDAADEARS from the coding sequence ATGACCCAAGTGACCGTGACCACCGCCCTGGTGACGACACCGCCCGCCGATGTCTACGTGGTCGGTGTCGCCCAGGGCCCCGAAGGACCGCTGCCGACCCCCGAAGCGGAGGCGGTGGCCGAGGCGTTCGACGGGACACCGGCCGAGACCCTCGACGCACTCGGCATGACCGGCGCCACGGGCGAGGCAGTCGCCGTCCCCGCGCCGAAGGGCCTCGGAGCCGCCCTGGTGCTCGCGGTCGGGCTCGGCGAAGCCGACGGCACCGGTGGGCACGGCGCCGAGGCGCTGCGCCGCGCCGCCGGTGTGGCGGCCCGGACGCTGGCCGGCAGGGCGCGGGCGGTGCTTGCCCTGCCTGCGGGCACGGCCGATGCCGTGGAGGCGGTGGCGCTGGGCGGTCTGCTGGGTGCGTACGCCTTCACGGCCTACCGCACCGGGGGCCACGACAAGCCGCCCGTCGGCGAGCTCTCGATCCTCACCGGCCTCACGGACGCGGACGCGGCGGTGCGGCGCGCCACGGTGGTCGGCCAGGAGCTGAACCGCTCCCGGGATCTCATCAACACACCGGCCAACGACCTGTATCCGGAGACATTCGCGGCCACCGTGCGGGCAGTCGGTGCGGAGCACGGACTCGCGGTCGAGGTGCTGGATGAGAAGGAGCTGGCCGAGCAGTCCTTCGGCGGCATCCTCGGCGTCGGACAGGGCTCGGTCCGACCGCCGCGGCTCGTGAAGATCGCCCACACCCATCCCGAGGCGCGAACGGACCTCGCGTTCGTCGGCAAGGGCATCACCTACGACTCGGGCGGCATCTCACTGAAGCCGGTCGGCTTCAACGAGATCATGAAGCGCGACATGTCGGGTGCGGCGGCGGTGTTCGCCGCGGTCACGGCCGTCGCGCGGCTCGGTCTGCGGGTGAACGTCACCGGTTGGCTCGCGCTCGCGGAGAACATGCCGTCCGGCTCCGCCGTCCGCCCGGGTGACGTCCTGCGGATGTACGGCGGCAAGACCGTCGAGGTGCTCAACACCGACGCCGAGGGACGCCTCGTCCTCGCGGACGCCCTGGTGCGCGCGGGCGAGGAGGAGCCGGACGCCGTCGTGGACGTGGCCACGCTGACCGGCGCCATGCGGCTCGGCCTCGGCAACCGTGTCTTCGGCGTGATGTCCACCGACGACGCCTTCCGCGAGCGAGTGGTGGACGCCGCGGGGAGGGCAGGCGAGCAGGCCTGGCCGATGCCGCTGCCCGCCGAGCTGCGCGAGAGCCTGGACTCCTCGGTGGCCGACATCGCCAACCAGGGGGAGCGGATGGGCGGCGGGCTCGTCGCCGGTCTGTTCCTCAAGGAGTTCGCGCCGGACAACATCCCCTGGGCGCACCTCGACATCGCGGGACCCGCCTTCCACGAGGGCACTCCCTACGGCTACACCCCGCAGGGCGGCACCGGGTCCGCGGTCCGAACCCTCGTACGCGTGGCGGAAGATGCCGCAGACGAGGCGCGCTCCTGA
- a CDS encoding PhzF family phenazine biosynthesis isomerase: MRTLYQVDSFTRAPFTGNPAGVVLDAEGMTEGDMLAVARELNNSETAFVLPADGADHDVRVRFFTPTTEVPTCGHATVGTHFARAVEYGLPSGELVQKTGSGLRQRVEIHRDGDRVRIGMRQGAAEFGPELDGTQVDRLLRALGVAAGDLADGGPVQVVSTGHSKVLVELRARAVVDGLRPDPAALTALSREVGSNGFFVFTRDIAAAEPELLTWARMFAPAIGITEDPVTGNGHGPLGAYLVHHGIVPAPDGTLAFTGRQGVAMGRPGEVAVRVEAQHDGTLLVSIQGDAVTAFRTRLDA; the protein is encoded by the coding sequence ATGCGGACCCTCTACCAAGTCGATTCCTTCACAAGGGCCCCCTTCACCGGCAACCCGGCGGGCGTGGTCCTCGACGCGGAGGGCATGACGGAGGGCGACATGCTCGCCGTCGCCCGCGAACTCAACAACTCCGAGACGGCGTTCGTGCTGCCCGCCGACGGAGCCGACCACGACGTACGCGTCCGCTTCTTCACCCCTACGACGGAGGTTCCGACCTGCGGCCACGCCACCGTGGGTACGCACTTCGCGAGGGCCGTCGAGTACGGCCTGCCGTCCGGTGAGCTGGTGCAGAAGACGGGCAGCGGGCTGCGGCAGCGGGTGGAGATCCACCGTGACGGTGACCGGGTGCGCATCGGCATGCGGCAAGGGGCGGCCGAGTTCGGGCCCGAGCTGGACGGCACACAGGTGGACCGGCTGCTGCGTGCGCTGGGCGTGGCGGCCGGCGACCTGGCGGACGGCGGCCCGGTCCAGGTGGTGTCCACCGGGCACTCCAAGGTCCTCGTGGAGCTGCGCGCCCGCGCCGTGGTGGACGGACTGCGCCCCGACCCGGCCGCGCTGACCGCGCTCAGCCGCGAGGTGGGCAGCAACGGATTCTTCGTCTTCACCCGGGACATCGCCGCAGCCGAACCCGAACTCCTCACCTGGGCAAGGATGTTCGCCCCCGCCATCGGCATCACCGAGGACCCGGTGACCGGCAACGGCCACGGCCCGCTCGGCGCCTACCTGGTGCACCACGGCATCGTCCCGGCGCCCGACGGCACGCTTGCCTTCACCGGGCGCCAGGGCGTGGCCATGGGGCGGCCCGGCGAGGTCGCGGTGCGGGTCGAGGCGCAGCACGACGGCACCCTCCTGGTGTCCATCCAGGGGGACGCGGTGACGGCGTTCCGCACGCGACTGGACGCGTGA
- a CDS encoding methylated-DNA--[protein]-cysteine S-methyltransferase gives MTVHTIVTSPLGELLLAGEPTPDGVALTSLSMPGQKNAPSVQRSWVRDPAPFVEISRQLDAYFAGELTAFDIEVTPSGTDFQRRVWSAVEEIPYGTTATYGELAGRLGVERGRVQALGAAIGANPLLLVRPCHRVIGADGSMRGYAGGVERKVELLTHEGALQPALI, from the coding sequence ATGACTGTCCACACGATCGTCACCAGCCCGCTCGGCGAACTGCTGCTGGCGGGAGAGCCGACACCGGACGGCGTCGCTCTCACCTCACTGTCCATGCCCGGCCAGAAGAACGCCCCTTCCGTGCAGCGCAGTTGGGTTCGCGACCCCGCCCCCTTCGTGGAGATCTCCCGGCAGTTGGATGCCTACTTCGCCGGTGAACTCACCGCGTTCGACATCGAGGTCACCCCGAGCGGCACCGACTTCCAGCGGCGCGTCTGGAGCGCCGTGGAGGAGATCCCGTACGGCACGACGGCCACCTACGGAGAGCTCGCCGGGCGCCTCGGCGTCGAACGCGGGCGCGTCCAGGCCCTGGGCGCCGCCATCGGCGCGAACCCGCTGCTCCTCGTGCGCCCGTGCCACCGCGTGATCGGCGCGGACGGCTCCATGCGCGGGTACGCGGGCGGCGTGGAGCGCAAGGTCGAGCTCCTCACCCATGAGGGTGCACTGCAGCCCGCCCTGATCTGA
- a CDS encoding 2OG-Fe(II) oxygenase, whose protein sequence is MIDTTRPVDARVGERVAAGDWDALTAELDEHGNALTGRLLTPEACRDLSALYDETDRFRTTIDMARYRFGSGQYRYFTHELPDVVRELREAFYPRLLPVARGWAAKLDKPAPWPDTLGEWVEMCHAAGQAKSAQILLRYGPGDWNALHRDVFGDMLFPLQVVVGLDAPGTDFTGGEFIMTEQRPRAQSRGSSTTLPQGHGLIFTTRDRPVASRRGWSNGPMRHGVSTVRSGRRHTLGLVFHDAA, encoded by the coding sequence ATGATCGACACCACTCGTCCGGTGGACGCCCGCGTCGGCGAACGCGTGGCCGCCGGGGACTGGGACGCGCTGACCGCCGAGCTGGACGAGCACGGCAACGCCCTCACCGGTCGGCTCCTGACCCCCGAAGCCTGCCGCGACCTCTCCGCCCTGTACGACGAGACCGACCGCTTCCGCACCACCATCGACATGGCCCGCTACCGCTTCGGCTCCGGCCAGTACCGCTACTTCACCCACGAACTGCCCGATGTCGTACGGGAGTTGCGCGAGGCGTTCTACCCCCGGCTGCTTCCCGTCGCCCGTGGCTGGGCGGCGAAGCTCGACAAGCCCGCCCCGTGGCCCGACACCCTGGGGGAGTGGGTGGAGATGTGCCACGCCGCCGGTCAGGCCAAGTCCGCGCAGATCCTGCTCCGTTACGGGCCGGGTGACTGGAACGCCCTGCACCGCGACGTCTTCGGGGACATGCTCTTCCCGCTCCAGGTCGTCGTCGGTCTCGACGCCCCGGGAACCGACTTCACCGGCGGCGAGTTCATCATGACCGAGCAGCGCCCCCGCGCCCAGTCGCGCGGATCGTCGACCACTCTGCCGCAAGGCCACGGGCTCATCTTCACGACCCGCGACCGGCCCGTGGCCTCCAGGCGAGGCTGGTCGAACGGGCCGATGCGGCACGGCGTGAGCACCGTCCGCTCCGGGCGACGGCACACGCTCGGCCTGGTCTTCCACGACGCGGCGTGA